Genomic segment of Aliarcobacter trophiarum LMG 25534:
CTCTCCTAATATTTTTTCAAGATTATACTTAAGTTTATATTTAATTGTGTAAAAAATTACCTCATTAAAACTATTTTTGCTTAATTCTTTAAAATCTTTTAGAGCAGTTTTTAGCTCATCCTCTTTTGGTTCTTCCAACCTAAAAATATCATCTTTATAAATATACTTTCCCTTAAAATAGTGGCTACTTAAGGTTTTATATCTATTTTCCTCTATTTTTATAAAATTTTCATTTTTAAAATCTTTACTACTTATATTTTCAAATAAGTTTATGGCTTTTTTATCTCTAAACTGTACAGCTTGTGAGTATAAAGGAAGGGCCAATTTTAATCTTAGAGGATATTTGTCAAAATTATAGTGATACTTTTTTGCTTCACTGTTATCTAAAATATAGTTTTTTGTATCAAAATCACCTAAATTTGACATATTGTAATACATTAAAACTCCATAATCAACAGGTGGAACTCCTGTCTTTTTGAAATATTTTATTTGATGAAGCCTAATAGTTGAGCTAAAAGTGATATTTAAGCTATTTTTTAACTCATTTAAAAAAAGAAAATAGTTATCTCTTGAACTATCACTCCAATCACAATCTATTTGAAGCTCATTAAAATTAAAATCAAAGCTTTTTAAATCTCTTAAAATATTTTGGCTTAGAGTTTTATAGTTAATATTTTGCATGGTTTTATTTGTGATATATATTACTGGTATAAACTCTTTTGGTGGTTTTGTAGCAAAATTTGTTTTAATAATTTCAAGTTGATTTGAGTAGTAAATATCTAAAACTTTTATATATAATTTCTCATTTTTTATCTCTGTTTTATAACTATTTTCCCAAAAATAATATGAAGCAAAAAGCTCTTTATTTTTGTCCTCTTTTTTATAAAAGATATAAGATATTACAATAAAAATAAAAAGAGCTAAAATAAAATATTTTTTCAAATCTACTCCAAATTAGTAAGAATAATAGCTTTTTTTACTCTTGTACTTGCTACATAAAATATATTTAGCTCTTCATTTATTTGATTAAAACTTAAAGCTCGTTTTGTATTTAAAATATCTTTTTTTGTAATAAAATCATCTACCATAACAACTTGATTATACTCCATACCTTTTGCTTTATGACTAGTTGTAAAGATAATATCTGCTTCATCTTTATTTGTTACAAGCTGTTCTTTGATCTTTTTATTTATCTCAAAAATATTATCTCCATAGCTATTTATAAATCTTATGATATTTAAGTAGTCTTGATTTTTTGTCTCTTTTGCAAATGTTTCTAATTCAAATATTGTATCAAAGTTTTTTATTTCATCAATAGTTATCTTCTCATTTTTTCGGTTTTTAAGATAAAAAATAGAGTAAACAGTTTGGTTCATAAAAGAGTATGAGTTATATCCACCTTCAAAAAAAAGCTTTTTATTTGAGTGAAGATATTTTACTATCTCTTTAATAAGCCCAAAAGTCGTCCTTGAAATAATTGTAAACTGTTCCCTGAAATCGATATTTTCAGTCCCAATTTTTGTTTCAACACTATTTTCTAAACCATTTAGAACTAGATTTTTTGAGTTATTTAATTCATAAAAACTATTTAGGTATTTTTCTAAGAATTTTGCATAGCTATTTGAGAATCTAAAGCTATGAGTTAAATTATATGATGGTAAATCGATTTTTGCTAAAGCATTTGAAGCATATCTAAAACTATAAATTTGCTGAAAACTATCTCCTACATATATCTTATTGCAAGGTTGTTTTTCAACAATTGCAATCATAACATCGCTTATATCTTGTGCTTCATCAACAAAAATTAAATCGTAATTTAAATCAAAAGAGGCTTTTTTATTTAAAAAAAACATTTTTAGATAAAAGTCATGAATAGCCTCTATTTTCCCAAGCTTCATTGAGCTTAATATAAGTTTTAGATGTTCTAAAAGATTTTTTTGCTTACTTTTTAAAATATCTAAAATTTTTGCACTAAAATCGCTCTGTTTTGTAAACTCTTCAAGAAGCTTTAAATCTAGCTCTATTAAATTTGAGTTACAATAAAAATTCACAAGAGATTTTAATAAAGATATGTACTCTAAACTAGGATAGATATTTTTGCTATTTTTACTAAACTCAAACTCTACAATTAGTTTTTCCAAAATAGTTGTTTTTAAATCAGCTACAAGTTTGTAGTTGTAGGCCTTTGTTTTATTATATGCTAAAGAGTGAATTGTACTTATATGTAAATTTGGTAGATGAAACTCTTTTAATTTCTCATTTAAAGCAACTTGCAAAGATTTGTTATATGCTAAATATAGTATTTTTAGTTGCGGATTTTTTTCTGCATATAGAAGCAAAGTTGTGGTTTTTCCACTTCCTGCAACTGCATTTATTTTAAAAGATTGTAAAGAGCTATTTACAATCTTTTCTTGTTCATAGGTTAATATCACTTAGTTTAATACTCTAATTGTTTAAAAGTTTATTCAAAATCCAAAACAGTTTGAGTTTGACCACTACTTCCAAATTCGCTATCAATTTCAATAGCAATTTGTTTAAAATCAACTCCATTTATCTCTTTTAGACCTTTTAAAATCTCTTTTTTCCCACTTATAAGCTCTCTTGATTTAATTCCATGAGAGATAGATAAAGAGGCTTCTACAAAAGCTGAAAGTTTATCGCACTGTTTTAAAGCTAAGCCATCGATTGCTTCAAATTTATCAAGATTATATTTGTTTATATCTTCAACTTCTTTAATCTTTCCATCTATTTTTACTTTGTTTGCAAACTCCTCTTTTTTTCCATCATAAAGACCTAAAATATATGAGAACTCCTCTTGAATCTCTATTGGAACATTTGGTAAAATATCATCCTCTATTTTTGCAACTTCATACTCTGCAATAATATCAGAAAGCTTATCTACACTATATTTTACTGGGCTTATAATATCTCTTGTAAGAGCTTCTGGTAAGTCATGAAATAGTGCTGTAAAAAAGTTATTTTGTAGTCTTTTATCACAAGCATTTACTTTTATAGAGTAAAAATATGAAAAAAGAGCAACTGTTAACATATGACCTAATACAGAAGTTTCTGGAATTCGTGGAGTTTGAGCCCATCTTTTTTGAAATCTTAATCTTCCACTTAAATCAATAATTTTTGCTAATTTTTTATTTAAAGCTATTTTTTGAACTCCTAAAAGCTCATAATAGTCTTCAATCTCAACATCAACTAGTTTTTTTACCTCTTCTATATCACTTAAAAATTGACTAGTTTGATAAACAATTGAGAACTCCCATTTAGTTGATAAATAAGAAGCAGCTTTTAGTATAAATCTCTCTTTTTTGTACATAGAGCTATCATTTAAAAAAGCTTCAAACTTTTGTAAGAAGTTTCCACCATCTATATCTTGTAATGATGGTTTTAACTTTTCAACTACCCATGAATTTATCTCTTTTGATTTTTTTTGAAGAGCTTTTCTAAAAACATCTGGTCTTATATCAGTAACAACAACTCTTCTTAAAAATTCAAATATACCAGCTTCTATTAGATGAGTAAAGTTAATATCTTTTTCTAATTTTGCAATAAAATATGCTATTACGAATTTGTGGGCTTGTTTATCGAGCTCTACTAAATCAACCATTCTAGGGTAGTCATTCCACCTTTGAATAGAGGCACTTGAAAAAATATAATCAATAATTTTTGGGTTTAACACTATTTTTTATCCTCTTTTTTACTATTTTTATCTCCACTATCAAAAAACATAAGTTTTTTCCCTAAAAGCATAGCTCCAATAATCAGAGTCATCATCAAATAAACTTGCCAATCTGCCATAAATGCCCCTTTTAAATTTACTTCTATTATCTCATAATATCTATAAAAAAGATATTTAATCACCTAAAAAGTAATAAAGAAGTATAATTTAATTTATTTATAAGGAGAATTTATGATAAAAAAAGCAGATAAAAATAGTATAGAAAATATTTCAACTCTTATTTATAATGCGATATTAAATGTAGCAAATACCTTAACAGGAGAAGATGAAGATAAAAAGATTTTAGAAACTTTAGATTATTATGTAAAAATGGATATTTGCCGACTTAGCTATAATAATATCTATACATATAAGATAGAAAATCAAATAGTAGCTATATTGTTGGTTTATAACTCAAATGATGTAAAAAAGTTAGATTTACCTATGTTAGACCATTTAAAAACAAAAGGAATTACTCTTAACTCTTTTGATAAAGAGTGTTTTGATGATGAGTTTTATATAGATACAGTTAGTGTAAGCCCAGATTTTCAAGGAAGAGGAATAGCAAAAGAGCTGTTTAGTTTTGCAGAAAAAAAGGCTTTAGAGTTAGGTTTTAAAAAGCTTTCACTTTTAGTTGATTTTGAAAATATAAAAGCGAAATATTTATATGAGAAATTGGGATTTAAAAAGAATGAAACACTTATAGTTTCAGGAAGTAATTTCTATCATATGATAAAAGAGATAAATTAAAAATAAGATTTTAATGTTTATAGATATAATATAGAGAATAAAGAGGAGATTACTCTATTATTCTCTATAGCTTTTTGCTATTTCATCTGCTACAAAAAGTAAATTATTTTGCCAATCTTCGTTTAGTGGATCAATAGAAACTACACTAGCACCAATATTTTGTGAAATTGTTTTTGCACTTTTTTGTGAAAATTGAGGAGATACAAATACTATTTTTATATTATGTTCTTTTGAATCCTCTATTAGTTTTAATAACTCATTTGGTTTAGGTTCTTTTCCTTCAATCTCTATAGATATCTGTTCTAAATCATATCGTACAGCAAAATATCCCCATGAAGGGTGAAAAACCATAAAAGCTTTGTCTTTGTATGGTGTTAAAATCTTTTTTATATCTTTATCTAAATTTTCAAGTTCATTTATAAACTCATTATAGTTTGTTTTATAAAATTCACTATTTTTCTCATCTATTTTAATTACTGCTTCATAGATGTTTTTTGCTTGATTTTTTACACTTATTGGGTCTAACCAAATATGTGGATCAAGTCCATTTTCATCTATATGGTTATCGTGTTTATCATGTTCATCTTCATGATGAGTGTGTTCTTGCATTGCTATTTTTTCTACTCCAATAGTTGTATCTACAAAAAGTGTATTTTTTGCATTCTGTTTAAATCTACTAATCCAAGCTTTCTCACTAGGTTCTCCTATCATAAAATATATTTTTGAGCTGCTTAGAGCTTTCATTTGAGAAGCTTTTGGTTCAAAATTATGTGGAGAGCTTCCAGGTTTTATCATAACATTTATATTGAATTTATCTTTTACAATTTTTTGTACAAAATATTTTTGTGGTAGAATTGTTACTGTTAGTTCTTGTTTTGAAGCAAATAAAACTGTTGTAAATAGTATAAAAATCACTAAATAATTTCTCATTTTTTTTCCTTTGATTTGGATATTTGCAACTTAGTTGCAAATATTTTTGACATTTTAAAACTTTTTTTCTTTAATGCAACTTAGTAGCACTTAATTTAAATTTTGGTAAAATTTTTTTTATGAATAATAGTTTAAATCAAGAAAATCTCTCAAAAATCAAATTAACAACTGCTAGAAGAGCCATTTTAGACCTTTTACAATCTTCAAACAAGCCTTTTTGCTATGAAGATATCAAAGATAAAATATCTATGGATAAAGCTACTTTTTACCGAAACATTACAATTTTTGAAGAAGAAAATCTTATAAACTCTTTTGAATCAAATGATAAAAAAAGATATTTTGAGATAAAAGATAAAAAACATCTTCACTTTATTTGTGATAACTGTTCAAATATTGAGTGTATTTTTGAAAAACCAGATTTTCTTTTAAAAGATTATAAAATTGAAAACATTATCCTAAAAGGGAAATGTAAGGAGTGCAATAAAAATGGGTAATTTACTTCCTAGAAAATATTTAAAAAAAATAGTAAATATAAGAAATCAATATAAGTTTATAACTAGCTTTATCTCAACAGCGACTCTTAGTGGGTTTAAGCTATTTTTAGTAACAGTTTTAGCCGTTTATATAGCAAACTCTACACTTGCTCCACAATATTTTGAACTTTTAACAACTCATTTTAGCTTCTCTTTTGGAACACACACTTTTTCTATGAGTCTTCAACAATGGATAAATGATGTTTTAATGGCACTTTTCTTTCTAGTTGTTGGTTTGGAGATAAAAAGAGATATGCTAATAGGAGAGCTTTCGAGTCCAAAAAAAGCCTCTTTTCCTATTATTGCTGCTTTGGGTGGAATGATTGTCCCAGCAATAGTATATTTAAGCATAAATCAAACTCATCCAACTGGATTTGGAGTTCCTATGGCAACAGATATTGCTTTTGCTTTAGGAATTTTAATGCTTTTAGGAAAAAGAGTAAGCCTCTCTTTAAAAGTATTTTTAGTAACTTTAGCTGTTGTTGATGATTTAGGAGCAATAGTTGTAGTTGCAATATTTTATACAAGTGAACTTCATTATGATTTTTTAATCTATTCTCTTCTTACATATTTTGTTCTTATGATTTTTAACTATTTTAATCTAGTACGTGTTCTTCCTTACTTATTTGTTGGTATTTTTCTATGGATTTTTATTCATAGTTCTGGGATACACTCTACAATTGCTGGAATTCTTCTAGCTTTTGTTATTCCTCTAAAAGCAAAAAATACAACAGTTGAAGAGATAGAAGAGCATAACTCAAAAAGTCCACTTTTAAGAGTTGAACAAGCTCTTCATAACTTTAGTGCATTTATTATAATGCCAGTTTTTGCCTTTGCAAATGCAGGAGTTGAGCTAGATTTTGCAAGTGTTATAGAGAATAAAACAATTGTTCTAGGAGTATTTTTAGGTCTGCTTATTGGAAAGCCTATTGGAATTTTAGCATCAACATATCTCGCAACAAAATTTAAAATTAGTGAGAAACCATCTAATGTTAGTTGGGCTGAGATTTTAGCTGTTGGATTTTTGGGTGGAATTGGCTTTACCATGTCGATTTTTATCTCAACTCTTGCTTTTGATGACCCACATATTGTAAGTGCTGTAAAAATAGGTATTTTTGCAAGTTCTATTAGTGCTGCAATTATTGGTGTGATTTTTATTTTAATTATAGGTAAAAAGGAGACACAAAAAGAGTTTTTGGAAGGCTTGAAAAGTGATAAGTAGTGAAGATATTATAAAAATTGTTGCTTATTTCTCTATAATAGCTCATAGTCCTGGAAGATTAAGAGTAAGAGTAAACCCAAAAATTGTAAAAGAGGGTGAAAAGATTACTCTTAGTGATATTGAAAATCTTCCAAAAAAAATATTAGGAATAGAGGAGATTAAGATTAACAAGCTTATAGCTTCTGTTACAATAATATATGATCCTAAAATTTTTAAGCCAAAACTTTGGGAAGATTTGATAAAAAATGAAAATATAAATGAGATAACACAAATTATAAATAATCTAGTAAAGGAGCTTTAAACATGGCTATTTCTTACAATATCCTACTAGAAAAAAGAGTTGATTTAAATTCAAATATAGGTATTGATGAACAGATTTTACAAATTGCCATTTATGATGAATTTAAAGCTTATGAGACTTATAGCAAAATTATTGAAACTTTTGGAAATATAAGCCCATTTTCAAACATAAAAGAGGCGGAAGCAGTTCATTATAGTGTACTTATTCAACTAGCAGAAAAATATGAAATAGAAGTTCCAATAAATGATTGGAGAGATAAAATAGAGATTCCAAGTACTATTATAGAGTGTTGCGAATTAGGGGTAGCTTCTGAGATTGAAAATATTGCTATGTATAATAATCTTTTGACACACTCAACAAAAAGTGATATTACAGATACTCTTTTTAGGCTTCAATCAGCCTCTTTTAATAACCACTTACCAGCTTTTAGAGCATCTGTTATAAATCACTATAATGGATTTGGTAATTTACAAAATAGTGAAGATATTATTGGAAAAATGAAAGAGTATGAAGAACTTATAAATAATCTTATGAGTGGAAATATTGATGAAAATACAATTTCAAATCTTAGTTCAAAATTATTTTCAAATATAAGTTTTCAATTTTTAGCAGGAGCTGTTGGTGGAGCAGCAATTGTTGCACTTTTAAATCAATTTTTAGAAAATCAAAATTTAAACAAGGAGTAAAAAATGGCATTACCATTTATAGCTGGTTTAGCACTAGGAGCCTTAGGAGTTATTGCTTATAAAAATAGAGATACTCTAAAACAAAAAAGTGAAAATATTTTTAAAGAGGCAAAACAAAAAGGTGAGATTTTAAAAAAAGATATTGAAACAAAAATTTCAAAAACAAAAGAGAGATTTGAAAAGAAAGAGGTTGTAGAAAAGCCAAAAACTACAAAAAGAACATATACAAAAAAAGCAAAAGCTGAAGATGGGGTAAGTAAATGAAAACTTTAAATACAGGAATGCCTAGAAGTGTTTTAGGTCATGTAGTTAGTGGTGCTATTGCTAGTGCTGTTATTAGTGGAGCAATAAATTATAAAAAATATAAGAATGGTGAATTAAAAAGTTGTGAAGCTATAAAAGATACAACAAAAAAGGCAACACAAGGAGCTATTGTAACAGGAAGTGCAATTGCAACAACAAATTATATTGGTGAGGGAAACTATTTAAGAGCAATAACATCTGCAACTATTGGAGTAGCTGGAGTTTATGCACTTGAAATAATAGAAGAGAAATTGGAACAAAAGTATTTAACAAACCAAAACCTACAACTAGAGGAGATTTAAAATGGCTAAAAATAATCAAAATTTTAATCAATATAATACAGATATAAATAGTACAAGAAATAATCAACAAAGTGGATTAAATATCAACCAAAACCCATATATAAATAGTAGTATCAACCAAAATTTTCTAGGACAAAATCCAAATAATCAAATCCAAAACCAATCTAACTCTTTATTAAATGGTGATTTTGTAAAAGGTGCTTTAATTGGAGCGGTTGCAACTTATGTTTTAACAAACAAAAATGCTCAAGAGAGTATATTTCAAGCAATTAATAAAGCAAAAACTTTGGTAACTGCTGGAATTGAAGAGTTAAAAGAGAGAATAGAAGATGCAAAGGCAGCTTCACAATCAAATACACAAGAGTTCTAAAAAATGGATAAAAAATTTATAAAAGTTCATCAAATAGGACTTAGAGCTAGATATAAGCTTGAAATACTAAAAGATAATTTTATAGATGAAGATATTTTAAAAGGTTATTTTAGTAGTTTTAAAGAGATTAAAACTATTAGAATAAATAAAAAAGCATACTCAATAATTTTTGAGCTAAGAGAAGATATTTTTAAAAAGATAGAGGAGATTTTAAAAGATTTATCTTTAGAGACTCTTTTAAAATCTGTACAAAATAGTGAAGCTAGTGTTTGTGTAACTTGTGTAAGTAGTGAAAAACCATCTATGAAAGCAACTATTTTTGCAAGTAGTGCTTTAATATCTGAAAGATTAGTTACAAATAGTAGTTTAAAAGCAGTTACAACAACAGTAGCATGTACTCCACTTTTAATAGATGGAATAAAAGAGCTTTTTAAAGAAGGGCTTACTTCTCATGTACTTGAAGCCGCTGCTGTTGCTATATCTATTTTTAGAAAAGATTATTTAGCCGCTAACTCTACAAATGCTATGCTTGAACTTGGTGAATATATAGAAGAGACAACTGTTCATAAAAGTGATGATTTACTAAAAGAGTTGGCAAAACCAAATATTGAAGAGGCTTGGGTTGAGAAAAAGATAGCTGGAAAAGTTGTAGAGGTTTTAGTAAAAACAGAAGAGTTAAAAATTGGAGATATTATTATTGTTGGAGCAGGTAGTACTATTGCAATAGATGGGCATATTATTGATGGTGCTGGAACAATAAATCAAGTCTCAATGACTGGAGAAGCGACACCAATAGCAAAGTATAGAGGAGACAGGGTAATATCTGGAACTATAGTGGAAGAGGGAAGATTTAGAATTTGGGCTGAGCAAGTTGGATCAAATACAGCAACTCAAAGAATAAAACACTATATAGAAAACTCTTTAAATGAAAAATCATCAGCTCAGTTAAAAGCAAATAAATTAGCAAATAAGTTAGTTCCTGTTACTTTAGGACTCGCTACTGCTGCTTATATTTTTACAAGAGATTTTCAAAGAGTTGCTTCTGTTCTTCAAGCTGATTACTCTTGTGCTTTAAAACTTGCAACTCCTGTTGCTTTTAAATCTACAATTTCAAAAGCTGGACATAATGGAATTATGATTAAAGGTGCAAAATCTATTGAAGCTTTAAGTAGTGCTGATACCTTTGTATTTGATAAGACAGGAACTCTAACAGGAGGAGAGCTAGAAGTTGTAGGTGTGGATTCATACGATAGAAGTTGGAGTGAAGAGAAGCTTTTAAATCTTACTGCTTCAACAGAAGAACACTATTTTCATCCAGTTGCAGAAGCTGTTGTAAAGGCTGCAAAAGAGAGAGGTTTTGTACATATGCACCATGAAGAGGTTGAATTTATTGTAGCTCATGGAGTAAAAACAGAGGTAAAAGGTAAGTCTGTTATTATTGGAAGTCGTCATTTCTTAGAAGATGATGAAAAGATAGATTTTAAACCTTTCAAAAAAGATATTGAAAACTCTTTAAAAAAGAGTGATACACTACTTTATGTTGGATATGACGGTAAACTTTTAGGAACAATTGGTTTAGCTGACAACTTAAGAGAAAACTCTAAAAATGCTATAAAGAAATTAAAAACTCTTGGAGTTAAGAATATAGTTATGTTAACAGGTGATATAAAAGAGAAAGCTTTAAAAATTGCTGATGAGTTAGGAATTGATGAGGTAAAAGCGGAACTTTTACCACAAGATAAAGCAAATATTGTAAAAGAGCTTATGAGTAAAGGTAAAAAAGTTGCTTTTATTGGAGATGGGATAAATGATGCACCAGCTTTAATCTCTTCACATGTTGGGATATCTATGAGCCGTGGAGCTGATATTGCAAAAGCAACTGCTGATATTAGTCTATTAAAAGATGATATTGAAGCTGTTGTTGAAGCAAAAGAGTTTGCAAATAAAACTATGAATTTGATAAATACAAACTTTAATGCAACAGTAGGAATAAATAGTGCAATACTTTTAGGTGCAACTTTTGGTTTATTTTCTCCAATTGTAACTGCTATATTGCATAATGGGACAACAATAGGATTACTTTTAAATTCGATAAGAGGAGTAAAATTAGTAAAATAGATTTTAATAATAGTTATCAGTTTTGTTTAAGAAATTAAATAATACAATACTGATAATTTATTAAAGGATATATATTATGCCAATTTTATTACCATTAGCGACTTTAATCACGGGTATTTTAACAGTAAAAACTGTAAATAAAACTATGAAAACTTATGAAAGAAGAAAAAAAAGAGATGAAAGAGTTAAAATTTGACTTAGAACTTCAAAAAGAAGTTGCAAAAATAGGGATGACTGCAACTTTAGGGGCTACTGTTGTAACTTCAATGTTTATGAAAAATAAAATTGCAAAAAATACTCATATTATAGCAGGTGTCGCATTTTGTGGATTTGCACTATGGCACCATATGCTTTATCAACCAAAAAAATCACAAAAAAATGAAAAAAATATTAAAAAAGCTCAATAATTAATCTAAGTAGTAGTTAATTAAATTTTAGATAAAATCCAAAAATTATTGAAGGATATAGTATATGAATAAAAGAGTTCTTGTAAAGTTTTCAGGTGAAGCATTGGCTGGAACTGAGGGTTATGGAATTGATACAAAGATATTGGATTACATTGCTGAAGAGAT
This window contains:
- a CDS encoding metal ABC transporter solute-binding protein, Zn/Mn family translates to MRNYLVIFILFTTVLFASKQELTVTILPQKYFVQKIVKDKFNINVMIKPGSSPHNFEPKASQMKALSSSKIYFMIGEPSEKAWISRFKQNAKNTLFVDTTIGVEKIAMQEHTHHEDEHDKHDNHIDENGLDPHIWLDPISVKNQAKNIYEAVIKIDEKNSEFYKTNYNEFINELENLDKDIKKILTPYKDKAFMVFHPSWGYFAVRYDLEQISIEIEGKEPKPNELLKLIEDSKEHNIKIVFVSPQFSQKSAKTISQNIGASVVSIDPLNEDWQNNLLFVADEIAKSYRE
- a CDS encoding GNAT family N-acetyltransferase, whose product is MIKKADKNSIENISTLIYNAILNVANTLTGEDEDKKILETLDYYVKMDICRLSYNNIYTYKIENQIVAILLVYNSNDVKKLDLPMLDHLKTKGITLNSFDKECFDDEFYIDTVSVSPDFQGRGIAKELFSFAEKKALELGFKKLSLLVDFENIKAKYLYEKLGFKKNETLIVSGSNFYHMIKEIN
- a CDS encoding UvrD-helicase domain-containing protein, which encodes MILTYEQEKIVNSSLQSFKINAVAGSGKTTTLLLYAEKNPQLKILYLAYNKSLQVALNEKLKEFHLPNLHISTIHSLAYNKTKAYNYKLVADLKTTILEKLIVEFEFSKNSKNIYPSLEYISLLKSLVNFYCNSNLIELDLKLLEEFTKQSDFSAKILDILKSKQKNLLEHLKLILSSMKLGKIEAIHDFYLKMFFLNKKASFDLNYDLIFVDEAQDISDVMIAIVEKQPCNKIYVGDSFQQIYSFRYASNALAKIDLPSYNLTHSFRFSNSYAKFLEKYLNSFYELNNSKNLVLNGLENSVETKIGTENIDFREQFTIISRTTFGLIKEIVKYLHSNKKLFFEGGYNSYSFMNQTVYSIFYLKNRKNEKITIDEIKNFDTIFELETFAKETKNQDYLNIIRFINSYGDNIFEINKKIKEQLVTNKDEADIIFTTSHKAKGMEYNQVVMVDDFITKKDILNTKRALSFNQINEELNIFYVASTRVKKAIILTNLE
- a CDS encoding HD domain-containing protein encodes the protein MLNPKIIDYIFSSASIQRWNDYPRMVDLVELDKQAHKFVIAYFIAKLEKDINFTHLIEAGIFEFLRRVVVTDIRPDVFRKALQKKSKEINSWVVEKLKPSLQDIDGGNFLQKFEAFLNDSSMYKKERFILKAASYLSTKWEFSIVYQTSQFLSDIEEVKKLVDVEIEDYYELLGVQKIALNKKLAKIIDLSGRLRFQKRWAQTPRIPETSVLGHMLTVALFSYFYSIKVNACDKRLQNNFFTALFHDLPEALTRDIISPVKYSVDKLSDIIAEYEVAKIEDDILPNVPIEIQEEFSYILGLYDGKKEEFANKVKIDGKIKEVEDINKYNLDKFEAIDGLALKQCDKLSAFVEASLSISHGIKSRELISGKKEILKGLKEINGVDFKQIAIEIDSEFGSSGQTQTVLDFE
- a CDS encoding heavy metal translocating P-type ATPase, whose product is MDKKFIKVHQIGLRARYKLEILKDNFIDEDILKGYFSSFKEIKTIRINKKAYSIIFELREDIFKKIEEILKDLSLETLLKSVQNSEASVCVTCVSSEKPSMKATIFASSALISERLVTNSSLKAVTTTVACTPLLIDGIKELFKEGLTSHVLEAAAVAISIFRKDYLAANSTNAMLELGEYIEETTVHKSDDLLKELAKPNIEEAWVEKKIAGKVVEVLVKTEELKIGDIIIVGAGSTIAIDGHIIDGAGTINQVSMTGEATPIAKYRGDRVISGTIVEEGRFRIWAEQVGSNTATQRIKHYIENSLNEKSSAQLKANKLANKLVPVTLGLATAAYIFTRDFQRVASVLQADYSCALKLATPVAFKSTISKAGHNGIMIKGAKSIEALSSADTFVFDKTGTLTGGELEVVGVDSYDRSWSEEKLLNLTASTEEHYFHPVAEAVVKAAKERGFVHMHHEEVEFIVAHGVKTEVKGKSVIIGSRHFLEDDEKIDFKPFKKDIENSLKKSDTLLYVGYDGKLLGTIGLADNLRENSKNAIKKLKTLGVKNIVMLTGDIKEKALKIADELGIDEVKAELLPQDKANIVKELMSKGKKVAFIGDGINDAPALISSHVGISMSRGADIAKATADISLLKDDIEAVVEAKEFANKTMNLINTNFNATVGINSAILLGATFGLFSPIVTAILHNGTTIGLLLNSIRGVKLVK
- a CDS encoding YtxH domain-containing protein; this translates as MAKNNQNFNQYNTDINSTRNNQQSGLNINQNPYINSSINQNFLGQNPNNQIQNQSNSLLNGDFVKGALIGAVATYVLTNKNAQESIFQAINKAKTLVTAGIEELKERIEDAKAASQSNTQEF
- a CDS encoding ferritin-like domain-containing protein, which codes for MAISYNILLEKRVDLNSNIGIDEQILQIAIYDEFKAYETYSKIIETFGNISPFSNIKEAEAVHYSVLIQLAEKYEIEVPINDWRDKIEIPSTIIECCELGVASEIENIAMYNNLLTHSTKSDITDTLFRLQSASFNNHLPAFRASVINHYNGFGNLQNSEDIIGKMKEYEELINNLMSGNIDENTISNLSSKLFSNISFQFLAGAVGGAAIVALLNQFLENQNLNKE
- the nhaA gene encoding Na+/H+ antiporter NhaA; translation: MRNQYKFITSFISTATLSGFKLFLVTVLAVYIANSTLAPQYFELLTTHFSFSFGTHTFSMSLQQWINDVLMALFFLVVGLEIKRDMLIGELSSPKKASFPIIAALGGMIVPAIVYLSINQTHPTGFGVPMATDIAFALGILMLLGKRVSLSLKVFLVTLAVVDDLGAIVVVAIFYTSELHYDFLIYSLLTYFVLMIFNYFNLVRVLPYLFVGIFLWIFIHSSGIHSTIAGILLAFVIPLKAKNTTVEEIEEHNSKSPLLRVEQALHNFSAFIIMPVFAFANAGVELDFASVIENKTIVLGVFLGLLIGKPIGILASTYLATKFKISEKPSNVSWAEILAVGFLGGIGFTMSIFISTLAFDDPHIVSAVKIGIFASSISAAIIGVIFILIIGKKETQKEFLEGLKSDK
- a CDS encoding Fur family transcriptional regulator, yielding MNNSLNQENLSKIKLTTARRAILDLLQSSNKPFCYEDIKDKISMDKATFYRNITIFEEENLINSFESNDKKRYFEIKDKKHLHFICDNCSNIECIFEKPDFLLKDYKIENIILKGKCKECNKNG